A part of Balneola sp. genomic DNA contains:
- a CDS encoding endo-1,4-beta-xylanase codes for MKFLISAISTVLLLGSCSQENVSQSKKTLKEVYSGSFMIGSALNEAIVSGEDAAAQRIVLEQFNTVTAENVMKAGPINPQPGEYSFGPADAYVEFGNKHNLFTIGHTLVWHNQTPAWFFQNENGNPNTPEKQIERMRSHIETVAGRYAGRVDAWDVVNEVIDNDGSYRPTTWVEGVGDGDELVRKAFQFTSEYAPEAELYYNDFNAWRPEKRDGIVRMVRMLQENGIRIDGIGMQGHWGLDYPKNEYIKAAIDSFATLGVKVMITELEIDVLPLTKEGQIIGSVMSHPQFQLEEFEEFLDPYPDGLPADVQKQLTDRYEEIFEIFYDKRDKIDRVTFWGVHDGMTWKNDYPVPNRTNYPLPYTRERKAKPAVEAILNVPG; via the coding sequence ATGAAATTTCTTATATCAGCAATTAGCACCGTGCTTTTACTGGGAAGTTGTTCTCAAGAGAATGTCAGTCAATCAAAGAAAACTCTGAAAGAAGTCTATTCAGGATCATTTATGATTGGAAGTGCTCTGAATGAAGCTATTGTTTCAGGAGAAGATGCTGCAGCTCAGAGAATAGTTCTTGAGCAGTTTAATACTGTCACTGCCGAAAACGTGATGAAGGCAGGTCCAATAAATCCACAACCCGGAGAATATAGTTTTGGTCCCGCCGATGCTTACGTAGAGTTTGGAAATAAGCACAACCTTTTCACTATTGGTCATACCTTGGTTTGGCATAATCAAACGCCGGCTTGGTTTTTTCAGAATGAAAACGGAAACCCTAATACTCCGGAGAAACAGATTGAACGCATGCGCAGCCATATTGAAACCGTAGCCGGAAGATATGCAGGTCGTGTTGACGCATGGGATGTTGTGAATGAAGTGATAGATAATGATGGATCATATCGCCCAACAACCTGGGTTGAAGGCGTGGGAGATGGAGATGAGTTGGTTCGAAAAGCATTTCAATTTACCAGTGAATATGCACCGGAGGCAGAATTATATTACAACGATTTCAACGCTTGGCGACCGGAGAAGAGAGACGGCATTGTGCGGATGGTAAGAATGCTGCAAGAAAATGGAATCCGAATTGACGGAATTGGAATGCAAGGTCATTGGGGACTTGATTATCCAAAAAACGAATACATAAAAGCGGCAATAGATTCTTTTGCTACGCTGGGTGTTAAAGTGATGATTACGGAGTTGGAAATTGATGTACTCCCTTTAACAAAAGAAGGGCAGATTATAGGAAGTGTGATGAGTCACCCTCAATTTCAGCTGGAGGAATTTGAAGAGTTTCTGGATCCTTATCCCGACGGCCTCCCCGCAGATGTGCAAAAGCAATTAACAGATCGGTATGAAGAAATTTTCGAGATTTTTTATGATAAAAGAGACAAAATTGATCGGGTGACATTCTGGGGTGTCCATGATGGAATGACCTGGAAAAATGATTATCCGGTTCCAAATCGTACCAATTACCCACTGCCTTATACCAGAGAAAGAAAGGCGAAGCCGGCAGTAGAGGCTATATTGAATGTGCCCGGGTAA
- a CDS encoding glycosyl hydrolase, which yields MTLSGIGIFLILSFSSCLQAQDSNEGCFEIISDSYAVPLFISQQDYAGAQRAMGDLQSDLRKVSQNTVTFQSTGLPHGDRIVIAGTIGMSPEVDALVEAGKIDASYLEGEWEAYQIQVVEDPFEGVEEALVIAGSDKRGTIYGIYEISKQMGVSPWHFWADVPVLHKENVSVLPGCKMQDKPKVQYRGIFLNDENPALYGWVNETYGGFNHEFYGDTFELILRLKGNYIWTAMWGKAFYDDDPLNAKTGDEYGVVIGTTHHEPMGRAHVEWDRYGEGDWNYQTNEEFLKEFWKEGIQRLEDYEATITVGMRGDGDMAMSEETNTDLMERIVSDQREIIEEYSQQDPEKELQLWALYKEVQDYYEQGMEVPDDVMLLLADDNWGNLRLLPEPGKADEHPGGWGIYYHFDYVGGPRNYKWLNTNQVSRTWEQMNLGWEHGVDRMWLVNVGDLKPMEYPISFFLDHAWDPEAMTVDKMEEYPAEWATFQFGEKFGQKIGEILTAYTKYNARRKHELLSPETYSLIHFNEAERIVDEYNALLEKTNEIYAQLPEEHKDAYYQLVKFPVEASANLNELYVSAAKNHWYAEQGRAQTNTMAEKVKELFDYDAELADYFHTELANGKWNHMMSQTHIGYTYWQQPEQNNMPEIKTINVPNKAEMGVSVPGSAAWWPASNNEAKLPVFDVFNKQKAYLEIFNRSLQAFDFTISSNKEWVEFSKTKGAIEEHERVWVTIDWAKVPSGNQNAKVTIESSSGESVDVDVQVRNPKDNVKGFFESNGYVSIEAPNYSAKTKGGDAEWVNVPNLGRTLSSMTINPVTAESRTAGSENSPKLEYNVHLNSTGEVKVKVYLSPTLDYYMGNDGFKYGVSFNDEEPQIVNIHDDFDWNREVANNINIKTSTHIVSNAGNHTLKIWMVDPGVVIQKIVIETGDVGQTYLGPPESAKAGK from the coding sequence ATGACCCTTTCGGGAATCGGCATTTTTTTAATCCTGAGCTTTAGCAGTTGTTTGCAGGCTCAGGATTCCAATGAAGGGTGCTTTGAAATTATTTCGGATAGTTACGCCGTGCCGCTATTTATTTCACAGCAAGATTATGCCGGCGCACAGCGAGCGATGGGGGATTTGCAATCCGATCTAAGGAAAGTATCTCAAAACACGGTGACTTTTCAATCGACTGGTTTGCCGCATGGAGACCGTATTGTAATTGCCGGAACGATTGGTATGAGTCCTGAAGTCGATGCTTTAGTTGAAGCGGGTAAAATCGATGCTTCCTATTTAGAAGGTGAGTGGGAAGCCTATCAGATTCAGGTAGTTGAAGATCCATTTGAAGGGGTTGAGGAAGCTTTAGTTATAGCGGGAAGCGACAAGCGCGGTACCATCTACGGGATCTATGAAATCTCGAAACAAATGGGTGTCTCTCCATGGCATTTTTGGGCTGATGTTCCCGTTCTCCATAAAGAAAATGTATCTGTTTTACCGGGATGTAAGATGCAGGATAAGCCCAAGGTTCAGTATCGGGGAATCTTCTTGAACGATGAAAATCCGGCGCTTTATGGCTGGGTGAATGAAACCTATGGCGGTTTTAATCATGAATTTTATGGGGATACCTTTGAACTGATTTTGCGCCTTAAAGGAAACTACATATGGACAGCAATGTGGGGTAAGGCGTTTTATGATGATGATCCGCTTAATGCAAAAACCGGAGATGAGTATGGGGTCGTAATTGGGACTACGCATCACGAACCTATGGGAAGGGCTCATGTAGAATGGGATCGGTATGGAGAAGGAGATTGGAATTACCAGACCAATGAAGAGTTTTTGAAAGAATTTTGGAAAGAAGGAATTCAGCGGCTTGAAGATTACGAAGCCACAATAACTGTAGGTATGCGGGGTGATGGTGATATGGCCATGAGCGAAGAAACGAACACGGATCTCATGGAGCGTATTGTGTCAGATCAGCGGGAAATCATTGAAGAATATTCTCAACAAGATCCCGAAAAAGAACTCCAGCTTTGGGCTCTGTATAAAGAAGTGCAGGATTACTACGAGCAGGGAATGGAAGTTCCCGATGACGTCATGCTGCTTCTTGCAGATGATAATTGGGGGAACTTAAGACTCTTGCCGGAACCCGGTAAAGCAGATGAACATCCGGGCGGCTGGGGAATCTATTATCATTTTGATTATGTAGGTGGGCCAAGAAATTATAAGTGGCTTAACACAAATCAAGTTTCCAGAACCTGGGAACAAATGAATCTGGGGTGGGAACATGGAGTAGACCGGATGTGGCTGGTAAATGTGGGTGACCTAAAACCTATGGAGTACCCGATTTCATTCTTCTTAGATCATGCTTGGGACCCTGAGGCAATGACCGTAGATAAAATGGAAGAATATCCTGCTGAGTGGGCAACTTTTCAATTTGGAGAGAAATTTGGACAAAAAATTGGAGAGATTCTAACCGCTTACACTAAATATAACGCACGACGAAAGCATGAGTTACTGAGTCCGGAAACATACAGTCTTATTCATTTTAATGAAGCAGAACGAATTGTTGATGAGTACAATGCGCTGCTCGAAAAGACGAATGAAATATATGCTCAACTTCCAGAAGAGCATAAAGACGCTTATTACCAGTTGGTGAAATTTCCTGTGGAAGCCAGTGCAAACCTGAATGAGCTTTATGTCTCGGCGGCTAAAAACCACTGGTATGCAGAGCAAGGCCGGGCACAGACCAACACAATGGCTGAAAAAGTGAAGGAACTCTTCGATTATGATGCCGAGCTGGCCGATTACTTTCATACGGAATTGGCTAATGGGAAGTGGAATCATATGATGTCACAAACCCATATTGGATATACCTACTGGCAGCAACCGGAGCAAAACAATATGCCCGAGATAAAAACCATAAATGTGCCAAACAAGGCTGAAATGGGAGTTTCAGTACCGGGCTCTGCTGCTTGGTGGCCGGCATCAAATAACGAGGCAAAATTACCGGTTTTTGATGTATTCAATAAGCAGAAAGCATATCTCGAAATATTTAACAGAAGCTTGCAGGCTTTTGATTTCACAATTTCATCCAACAAAGAATGGGTTGAATTTTCGAAAACAAAAGGTGCTATTGAAGAGCATGAAAGAGTTTGGGTGACTATAGATTGGGCCAAGGTTCCTTCCGGAAATCAGAACGCAAAGGTAACCATTGAAAGCAGTAGCGGCGAATCAGTTGATGTTGACGTTCAGGTTCGAAATCCAAAAGACAACGTGAAAGGCTTTTTCGAATCCAATGGATATGTTTCTATCGAAGCTCCGAACTATTCAGCGAAAACAAAAGGGGGAGATGCCGAATGGGTAAATGTGCCGAACCTGGGTAGAACGCTTTCCTCAATGACCATAAACCCGGTAACTGCTGAAAGTCGAACAGCCGGATCAGAAAATAGTCCTAAGCTTGAATATAATGTTCACCTAAACAGCACAGGTGAAGTGAAAGTGAAGGTATATCTTTCCCCAACATTAGATTACTACATGGGCAATGACGGTTTTAAGTACGGAGTATCCTTTAATGATGAAGAGCCTCAAATCGTGAATATCCATGATGATTTTGACTGGAACCGGGAAGTAGCGAATAACATCAATATTAAAACAAGTACTCATATCGTGAGCAATGCAGGAAATCACACTTTAAAAATATGGATGGTAGATCCGGGTGTTGTTATCCAAAAAATAGTTATTGAAACAGGTGATGTAGGCCAAACCTATTTAGGGCCTCCTGAAAGCGCAAAGGCAGGAAAGTAG